Proteins encoded together in one Arvicanthis niloticus isolate mArvNil1 chromosome 7, mArvNil1.pat.X, whole genome shotgun sequence window:
- the Vstm2a gene encoding V-set and transmembrane domain-containing protein 2A isoform X3, with protein sequence MMGIFLASVGFMFFSVLYVQQGLSSQAKFTEFPRNVTATEGQNVEMSCAFQSGSASVYLEIQWWFLRGPEDLEQGTEAAGSQVELLPDRDPDNDGTKISTVKVQGNDISHKLQISKVRKKDEGLYECRVTDANYGELQEHKAQAYLKVNANSHARRMQAFEASPMWLQDTKPRKNASSVVPSSMHSSANQRMHSTSSPQAVAKIPKQSPQSVHAKTFMSTRAKLAS encoded by the exons ATGATGGGGATCTTTCTGGCGTCTGTTGGATTTATGTTCTTTTCCGTGTTGTATGTTCAACAAGGGCTTTCTTCTCAAG CAAAATTTACCGAGTTTCCGCGAAACGTGACTGCGACCGAAGGGCAAAATGTGGAGATGTCCTGTGCTTTCCAAAGCGGCTCTGCTTCGGTGTACCTGGAGATTCAGTGGTGGTTCCTTCGGGGACCAGAGGACCTGGAGCAAGGGACCGAGGCTGCAGGCTCGCAG GTGGAGCTCTTACCCGACAGAGACCCGGACAACGACGGGACCAAGATTAGT ACAGTGAAAGTCCAAGGCAATGATATCTCCCACAAGCTTCAGATTTCCAAAGTGAGAAAAAAGGATGAAGGCCTATATGAGTGCAGGGTGACTGACGCTAACTACGGGGAGCTTCAGGAACACAAGGCCCAGGCCTACCTGAAAGTCAATGCCAACAGCCATGCTCGGAGGATGCAAGCCTTTGAAGCCTCACCTATGTGGCTTCAAGACACGAAGCCTCGAAAGAACGCATCATCAGTGGTTCCCAGCAGCATGCACAGCTCTGCCAACCAGCGAATGCACTCCACCTCCAGCCCTCAAGCGGTAGCCAAAATCCCCAAGCAAAGTCCACAATCAG